In a single window of the Elaeis guineensis isolate ETL-2024a chromosome 4, EG11, whole genome shotgun sequence genome:
- the LOC140856978 gene encoding LOW QUALITY PROTEIN: cytochrome P450 86B1-like (The sequence of the model RefSeq protein was modified relative to this genomic sequence to represent the inferred CDS: inserted 2 bases in 2 codons), giving the protein MLPSLLLALRHDMYEWITSVLDGMGGTFTFHGPWLTNLQCIVTADPRNLEYLLKTKFSNFPKGKYFQNTVRDLLGDGIFGADDEVWHRQRKIASLEFHSAKFRSLTVQSLYELVHSRLLPVLESACDNRTPMDLQDVLLRLTFDNVCIIAFGXRPGCLRPGLPKIPFARAFEDATEATIIRFITPTAIWKAMRFFDLGNERRLRRSLKQVDEFAYEVIRTRKKELSLESGDEKKAARSDLLTVFTNYKDEEGMAFSGQVSERWCVNFILAGRDTSXVALAWFFWLLNRHPEVEDKILEEIRRIVEERENNREGEGEKSLVFKSEEVKRMEYLHAALSEALRLYPSVPVDHKEVIEDEVFPDGTVLKKGTKVIYAIYSMGRMESIWGKNCRDYKPERWLKDGRFMSESAYKFTAFNGGPRLCLGKDFAYYQMKFVAASILYRYQVKVVESHPVVPKLALTMYMKYGLKVTLARRNESKLLK; this is encoded by the exons ATGCTGCCATCGCTCCTCCTCGCCCtccgccatgacatgtacgagtgGATCACCAGTGTTCTTGATGGCATGGGCGGCACCTTCACCTTCCATGGCCCATGGCTCACCAACCTCCAGTGCATCGTGACCGCCGACCCCCGCAACCTGGAGTACCTCCTCAAGACCAAGTTCTCCAACTTCCCCAAGGGTAAGTACTTCCAGAACACCGTCCGTGATCTGCTCGGCGATGGCATCTTCGGCGCCGATGATGAGGTCTGGCATCGCCAGAGGAAGATAGCGAGCCTCGAATTCCATTCAGCCAAGTTCCGGTCTTTGACGGTCCAGTCCCTCTACGAGCTCGTCCACTCGAGactcctcccggtgctcgagtcGGCCTGCGACAACCGCACTCCGATGGACCTCCAGGACGTGTTACTGAGGCTAACCTTCGACAACGTGTGCATCATCGCCTTTG ATCGACCCGGCTGCCTCCGCCCCGGCCTGCCGAAGATCCCCTTCGCCCGGGCCTTCGAGGATGCAACCGAGGCCACAATTATCCGATTCATCACGCCCACCGCTATATGGAAGGCGATGCGCTTCTTCGACCTCGGTAACGAGAGGAGGCTTAGAAGGTCGTTGAAGCAGGTGGATGAGTTCGCCTACGAGGTTATTCGGACGAGGAAGAAGGAGCTGTCGCTGGAGTCGGGCGATGAGAAGAAGGCGGCGAGGTCCGACCTCCTGACCGTGTTCACGAATTACAAAGACGAGGAGGGGATGGCGTTTTCGGGACAAGTTTCTGAGAGATGGTGCGTGAATTTTATACTGGCGGGGAGGGACACGT TCGTGGCGCTTGCGTGGTTCTTCTGGCTGCTGAACCGGCATCCGGAGGTGGAAGACAAGATCCTTGAGGAGATTAGGAGGATagtagaagagagagaaaataacagAGAAGGGGAAGGAGAGAAGAGTTTGGTGTTTAAGAGCGAGGAGGTGAAGAGGATGGAGTATTTACATGCGGCTCTGTCGGAGGCTCTACGGCTGTATCCGTCGGTGCCAGTTGATCACAAGGAG GTGATTGAAGATGAGGTATTTCCTGATGGTACTGTACTGAAGAAAGGAACAAAGGTTATATATGCCATCTACTCTATGGGGAGAATGGAGAGCATATGGGGGAAGAACTGTAGAGACTACAAGCCAGAGAGGTGGCTCAAGGATGGCCGCTTCATGAGCGAGTCTGCATACAAATTTACTGCCTTCAATGGCGGACCGAGACTGTGCTTGGGAAAGGACTTCGCCTACTATCAGATGAAGTTTGTTGCAGCTTCCATCCTCTATCGATACCAAGTGAAGGTGGTCGAGAGCCACCCGGTGGTCCCAAAGTTGGCGCTAACCATGTACATGAAGTATGGATTGAAGGTGACCCTCGCTAGAAGGAATGAATCCAAGCTTCTCAAATAG